A window of Bacteroidota bacterium contains these coding sequences:
- a CDS encoding tagaturonate epimerase family protein, with amino-acid sequence MIGSLLLGNVHVKTAGTSYLEALRTIAKVEPELLHEILSFACGQYEEDRKSYHVTGSLDKVPDPQKCTRQELLDLFEQHDTRQILHVTFGKVLTTKNNNGSYLFKNRLMTCLNQNEDVHYETIINHFRKHLDPFKK; translated from the coding sequence ATGATCGGTTCTCTCCTTTTAGGGAATGTTCATGTGAAAACTGCGGGGACGAGTTACCTTGAGGCACTAAGAACAATCGCAAAGGTCGAACCGGAGCTACTTCACGAAATCCTTTCCTTCGCTTGTGGACAATATGAGGAAGATAGAAAATCATACCATGTAACAGGTAGTCTTGATAAAGTTCCCGATCCTCAAAAATGCACGCGTCAAGAACTTTTAGATCTATTCGAACAACACGATACCAGACAAATACTTCATGTTACGTTTGGTAAGGTACTTACGACAAAAAATAATAATGGAAGTTATTTGTTTAAAAATAGATTGATGACGTGTTTGAATCAGAACGAAGATGTTCATTATGAGACAATAATCAATCACTTTAGAAAA